Proteins encoded in a region of the Streptomyces akebiae genome:
- a CDS encoding helix-turn-helix domain-containing protein, whose product MEVTRLTATDAARAARVLGEVRASTLDGRPSKPAPRPAIRESWGRAVRGGVDPDHDFRSDLLGRDEVERRRRTSRLRHVLPVLREGLLSLADTTQHIMMVADADARVLWREGSTAVLRKADGHGLGIGSDWREETVGTNGVGTPLVSRRAVQVFSAEHFVRALHPWTCTGAPIVDPRDGRLLGAVDISGPLETLHPSTLALVDSVAKLAQAHLRELHLTSLEQLRAVAAPVLARVGGRAIAVDRDGWTAAVTGMPYTSRVALPKSLSPGRCLLPAFGPCTVEPLPAGWLIRPVAEPASAPTATHITLDVSHPRGWTVTVAGFTGSWTHELTPRHAELLYLLALHRGGRSASALADDMFGDPARTVTVRAEMSRVRRYLGAYLDHRPYRFTERADVEVLLPETPLDLLPHSVAPGVVRARGGAPGGLLGTDGSSGHERAGPNL is encoded by the coding sequence ATGGAAGTCACGCGGCTGACCGCCACGGACGCCGCCCGAGCCGCCCGGGTCCTCGGCGAGGTACGCGCCTCCACTCTCGACGGGCGGCCCTCGAAACCCGCCCCGCGCCCCGCGATCCGGGAGTCCTGGGGCCGCGCGGTGCGCGGCGGCGTCGACCCCGACCACGACTTCCGGTCCGACCTCCTCGGCCGGGACGAGGTCGAGCGCCGTCGTCGGACCTCGCGGCTGCGCCATGTCCTGCCGGTGCTCCGCGAGGGGCTGCTGTCGCTGGCGGACACCACGCAGCACATCATGATGGTCGCGGACGCGGACGCCCGGGTGCTGTGGCGGGAGGGCAGTACGGCCGTCCTCCGCAAGGCCGACGGGCACGGGCTCGGAATCGGCTCGGACTGGCGCGAGGAGACCGTCGGCACGAACGGCGTCGGCACGCCCCTGGTCTCCCGCCGCGCCGTGCAGGTGTTCTCCGCCGAGCACTTCGTGCGCGCCCTGCACCCCTGGACCTGCACCGGCGCCCCCATCGTCGATCCGCGCGACGGCCGTCTCCTCGGCGCGGTCGACATCAGCGGCCCCCTGGAGACGCTGCACCCCTCCACGCTCGCGCTCGTCGACTCGGTGGCCAAACTCGCCCAGGCCCACCTCCGGGAGCTGCACCTCACCTCGCTCGAACAGCTGCGCGCGGTGGCGGCCCCGGTGCTCGCCCGGGTCGGCGGCCGCGCGATCGCCGTCGACCGGGACGGCTGGACCGCCGCGGTCACCGGCATGCCGTACACCAGCCGGGTCGCCCTGCCCAAGTCCCTCTCCCCCGGCCGCTGTCTGCTGCCCGCGTTCGGCCCGTGCACCGTCGAGCCGCTGCCCGCGGGCTGGCTGATACGCCCGGTGGCGGAGCCCGCGTCCGCCCCGACCGCCACGCACATCACCCTCGACGTCTCCCACCCGCGCGGCTGGACCGTCACCGTCGCCGGCTTCACGGGCTCCTGGACCCATGAACTCACCCCCCGCCACGCCGAACTCCTGTACCTGCTCGCCCTCCACCGGGGTGGGCGCAGCGCCTCCGCGCTCGCCGACGACATGTTCGGCGACCCCGCGCGCACCGTCACGGTCCGTGCCGAGATGTCCCGTGTACGCCGCTATCTCGGCGCCTACCTCGACCACCGGCCGTACCGTTTCACCGAGCGCGCCGACGTCGAAGTCCTGCTCCCGGAGACCCCGTTGGACCTGCTGCCGCACTCGGTGGCGCCGGGGGTGGTGCGCGCGCGGGGTGGTGCGCCGGGTGGCCTCCTCGGGACGGACGGGTCTTCGGGGCACGAGCGGGCCGGGCCGAACCTCTGA
- a CDS encoding acyl-CoA dehydrogenase family protein — MASSTHEVTNQAPPLVDYDVFAADRVLTEAVERHLAPETLEEARSELSGFGRTAGSAQVQEWGRLANENPPKLRAYDRYGNRVDEVEFHPSWHRLLGKGVSAGLTAAWTRPGGHVRRAAAFVVWTQVEAGNGCPLSMTHAAVPALRTDPALAAEWEPRLTSRLYDWDMRPADRKAGALFGMGMTEKQGGSDVRANTSAARPLAEDGTYELTGHKWFCSAPMSDGFLVLARAPGGLTCFLVPRVLADGSRNVFRIQRLKEKLGNRSNASAEVEFDGTWARRVGDEGRGVRTIIGMVAATRLDCALGAASLMRQAVAQAVHHCTYREAFGGRLVDKPLMRNVLADLALESEAATTLAMRLASAYDAAEAGDENERSFLRLAVPVAKYWVTKRCAPLVVEASECLGGNGYVEESGMPRLLRESPLNSIWEGAGNVQALDVLRALQREPGALDAYLREVGRARGADHRLDGAIRALLTELADLAGVEARARRLVERLALVLQGALLTRYAPPAVADAFCASRLGGDWGTAFGTLPHTLDLASVVERARPVS, encoded by the coding sequence ATGGCATCCAGCACGCACGAAGTGACCAATCAGGCTCCGCCCCTGGTGGACTACGACGTCTTCGCCGCCGACAGGGTCCTGACGGAGGCGGTCGAGCGGCATCTGGCGCCGGAGACGCTGGAGGAGGCGCGGAGCGAGCTGTCCGGCTTCGGCCGTACGGCCGGCTCCGCGCAGGTGCAGGAGTGGGGGCGGCTCGCGAACGAGAACCCGCCGAAGCTGCGGGCGTACGACCGGTACGGGAACCGGGTGGACGAGGTCGAGTTCCATCCGTCCTGGCACCGGCTGCTCGGCAAGGGGGTCTCGGCGGGGCTGACGGCGGCCTGGACACGGCCCGGCGGTCACGTGCGGCGGGCGGCGGCGTTCGTCGTGTGGACCCAGGTCGAGGCCGGCAACGGCTGCCCGCTGTCCATGACCCACGCGGCGGTGCCCGCCCTGCGGACGGACCCCGCGCTCGCCGCGGAGTGGGAGCCGCGGCTGACGTCGCGGCTCTACGACTGGGACATGCGCCCCGCCGACCGCAAGGCCGGCGCCCTCTTCGGGATGGGCATGACCGAGAAGCAGGGCGGCAGCGACGTACGCGCCAACACCAGCGCGGCGCGGCCGCTGGCCGAGGACGGGACGTACGAGCTGACGGGCCACAAGTGGTTCTGCTCGGCGCCGATGTCGGACGGGTTCCTGGTGCTGGCACGGGCTCCGGGCGGGCTGACGTGCTTCCTGGTGCCCCGGGTGCTGGCGGACGGCTCGCGGAACGTGTTCCGCATCCAGCGGCTGAAGGAGAAGCTGGGCAACCGGTCCAACGCCTCCGCCGAGGTCGAGTTCGACGGGACGTGGGCGCGCCGCGTCGGGGACGAGGGGCGCGGCGTGCGCACGATCATCGGGATGGTGGCGGCCACCCGGCTGGACTGCGCGCTGGGCGCGGCCTCGTTGATGCGGCAGGCGGTGGCGCAGGCGGTGCATCACTGCACGTACCGGGAGGCGTTCGGCGGGCGGCTGGTCGACAAGCCGCTGATGCGGAACGTGCTGGCCGATCTGGCGCTGGAGTCCGAGGCGGCGACGACGCTGGCGATGCGGCTGGCCTCGGCGTACGACGCGGCCGAGGCGGGCGACGAGAACGAACGCTCGTTCCTGCGGCTCGCGGTCCCGGTCGCCAAGTACTGGGTCACCAAGCGCTGCGCCCCGCTCGTGGTGGAGGCCTCCGAGTGCCTGGGCGGGAACGGCTACGTCGAGGAGTCGGGCATGCCACGCCTGCTGCGCGAGTCTCCGCTCAACTCCATCTGGGAGGGCGCCGGGAACGTACAGGCGCTCGATGTGCTGCGCGCCCTGCAGCGCGAACCGGGGGCCCTCGACGCCTACTTGCGGGAGGTGGGCCGGGCACGCGGCGCCGACCACCGTCTCGACGGCGCGATCAGGGCGCTACTGACCGAACTCGCCGATCTGGCCGGCGTCGAGGCCCGCGCGCGCCGGCTCGTGGAACGGCTCGCGCTCGTCCTCCAGGGCGCGCTGCTCACGCGGTACGCGCCCCCTGCGGTCGCCGACGCCTTCTGCGCCTCCCGGCTCGGCGGCGACTGGGGCACGGCCTTCGGCACACTGCCGCACACCCTGGATCTGGCCTCGGTGGTGGAACGGGCACGTCCCGTCAGCTGA